Proteins encoded together in one Paracidovorax wautersii window:
- a CDS encoding CoA transferase has product MQVATPAALAGVRVIEMGQLIAGPFCGKTLGEFGAEVIKIEATGAGDPLRNWRMIKNGTSVWWQVQSRNKRSVALDLRQSEAQDIARQLIAEADVLIENFRPGTLEGWGMSPEELHALNPGLVILRISGYGQTGPYRDLPGFGVIGEAMGGLRHLTAEPGRVPVRVGVSIGDTLAALHGAIGVLTALYHRKVNGGQGQVIDVALHEAVFNVMESLIPEYSAFGAVREAAGSALPGIAPSNAYPCQDGWVLVAGNGDSIFKRLMAAIGRQDLADAPDLASNAGRVARVGEIDAAIGAWTASRSVAEVMQVLGGARVPAGKVYTAQDIAQDPHYAARDMLLTQTTRDGYDVQVPGIVPKLSATPGTIRSSAPHLGDDTDAVLREAGLSAAQIAVLREKGVVQ; this is encoded by the coding sequence ATGCAAGTCGCTACCCCGGCCGCCCTCGCAGGCGTGCGTGTGATCGAGATGGGCCAGCTGATCGCCGGCCCCTTCTGCGGCAAGACGTTGGGCGAGTTCGGCGCCGAGGTCATCAAGATCGAGGCCACGGGCGCGGGCGACCCGCTGCGCAACTGGCGCATGATCAAGAACGGCACCTCGGTATGGTGGCAGGTGCAGTCGCGCAACAAGCGTTCGGTGGCGCTCGATCTGCGCCAGAGCGAGGCGCAGGACATCGCCCGCCAGCTCATCGCAGAGGCCGACGTCCTGATCGAGAATTTCCGCCCCGGCACGCTGGAAGGCTGGGGCATGTCGCCCGAAGAGCTGCACGCACTCAACCCGGGGCTGGTCATCCTGCGCATTTCGGGCTACGGCCAGACGGGACCGTACCGAGACCTGCCCGGCTTCGGTGTGATCGGCGAGGCCATGGGCGGGCTGCGCCACCTGACGGCGGAGCCTGGCCGCGTGCCGGTGCGTGTGGGGGTGTCCATCGGCGACACGCTGGCGGCGCTGCATGGCGCCATCGGCGTGCTGACGGCGCTCTACCACCGCAAGGTGAATGGAGGGCAGGGCCAGGTCATCGACGTGGCGCTGCACGAGGCGGTCTTCAACGTGATGGAAAGCCTGATCCCCGAATACAGCGCGTTCGGCGCCGTGCGTGAGGCGGCCGGCAGCGCGCTGCCCGGCATCGCACCCTCCAACGCCTACCCCTGCCAAGACGGCTGGGTGCTGGTGGCCGGCAACGGCGACAGCATCTTCAAGCGCCTGATGGCCGCCATCGGCCGGCAGGATCTGGCCGATGCCCCCGACCTGGCCAGCAACGCCGGCCGCGTGGCGCGCGTGGGCGAGATCGATGCCGCCATCGGCGCCTGGACGGCCTCCCGTTCGGTGGCCGAAGTGATGCAGGTGCTGGGCGGCGCGCGCGTTCCGGCCGGCAAGGTCTACACGGCCCAGGACATCGCACAGGATCCGCATTACGCCGCACGCGACATGCTGCTCACGCAGACCACGCGCGACGGCTACGACGTGCAGGTGCCGGGCATCGTGCCCAAGCTGTCGGCCACGCCGGGCACCATCCGCTCCAGTGCACCGCACCTGGGCGACGACACCGACGCCGTGCTGCGCGAGGCCGGCCTCAGCGCAGCGCAGATCGCCGTGCTGCGTGAAAAGGGGGTGGTGCAATGA
- the phaR gene encoding polyhydroxyalkanoate synthesis repressor PhaR, translating into MKGRRPEEPAVPDPHSAAAASAPASAAQRVIKKYPNRRLYDTSTSTYITLTEVKQLVMEGESVVVRDAKTGEDLTRSILLQIILEEEAGGAPMFTEAVLANIIRFYGHAMQGFMGAYLEKNVQVFTDIQAKLAEQSGGVTPEMWTKFMNLQSPMLTGAMGSYMEQSQAMFTQMQEQMQKQTEQMLGAFGIKQR; encoded by the coding sequence ATGAAGGGCCGCAGGCCCGAGGAGCCCGCTGTGCCAGATCCCCATTCCGCCGCTGCTGCATCGGCACCCGCTTCCGCCGCACAGCGCGTCATCAAGAAGTACCCGAACCGGCGTCTATACGACACCTCCACGTCCACCTACATCACGTTGACCGAAGTCAAGCAGTTGGTGATGGAAGGCGAAAGCGTCGTGGTGCGCGATGCCAAGACGGGCGAAGACCTCACGCGCAGCATCCTGCTGCAGATCATTCTGGAGGAAGAGGCTGGCGGCGCGCCGATGTTCACCGAGGCGGTGCTGGCCAACATCATTCGCTTCTACGGGCATGCCATGCAGGGCTTCATGGGCGCCTATCTGGAAAAGAACGTGCAGGTCTTCACCGATATCCAGGCCAAGCTGGCCGAGCAATCGGGGGGCGTCACACCGGAGATGTGGACGAAGTTCATGAACCTGCAGTCCCCCATGCTCACGGGCGCCATGGGCAGCTATATGGAGCAGTCCCAGGCCATGTTCACGCAGATGCAGGAGCAGATGCAGAAACAGACCGAGCAGATGCTGGGCGCCTTCGGCATCAAGCAGCGCTGA
- a CDS encoding LysR family transcriptional regulator translates to MKLDPVSLRLFVAVMEENAIARAAAREHIAASAASRRLAELEDALGVALFARSNRGSEPTAAAYALLNMARGVLHDLDGIAVQMRDYQAGVRGHVRLVANVSAITQFLPDDLQRFMASHTQVQVQLQEQISTAVARSVAENAADLGILNEGNYGDRVALEPYRTDELVLVVPAGHALARRRQLRLADALVHDFVGMHPGSAINNQLTRAAAALEMPLKLRIQVTGYDALCLMVAAGLGVGVMPRGSARLYGSALAVRTITLDEPWARRQLMLCRRSHESLSPAARLLADHLRATTAPMP, encoded by the coding sequence ATGAAACTCGACCCCGTGTCCCTGCGCCTGTTCGTGGCAGTGATGGAAGAAAACGCCATCGCCCGCGCCGCCGCGCGCGAGCACATCGCCGCCTCGGCCGCCAGCCGCCGGCTCGCCGAGCTGGAGGATGCGCTGGGCGTGGCTCTCTTCGCGCGCAGCAACCGCGGCAGCGAGCCCACGGCCGCGGCGTACGCCCTGCTGAACATGGCGCGCGGCGTGCTGCACGACCTGGACGGCATCGCCGTGCAGATGCGCGACTACCAGGCCGGCGTGCGCGGCCATGTGCGCCTGGTGGCCAATGTCTCGGCCATCACGCAGTTCCTGCCGGACGATCTGCAGCGCTTCATGGCATCGCACACGCAGGTGCAGGTACAGCTGCAGGAGCAGATCAGCACCGCGGTGGCCCGTTCGGTGGCCGAGAATGCGGCCGACCTGGGCATCCTCAACGAAGGCAACTACGGCGACCGTGTGGCCCTGGAGCCCTACCGCACGGACGAACTCGTGCTGGTGGTGCCCGCCGGCCATGCCCTGGCGCGACGGCGCCAGCTGCGCCTGGCCGATGCGCTGGTGCACGACTTCGTGGGCATGCACCCGGGCAGCGCCATCAACAACCAGCTCACGCGCGCCGCAGCCGCGCTGGAGATGCCGCTCAAGCTGCGCATCCAGGTCACCGGCTACGACGCGCTGTGCCTGATGGTGGCGGCCGGCCTGGGCGTGGGCGTGATGCCGCGCGGCAGCGCCCGCCTGTACGGCAGCGCGCTGGCCGTCCGCACCATCACCCTGGACGAACCCTGGGCCCGGCGCCAGCTGATGCTGTGCCGGCGTTCGCACGAATCCCTCTCGCCCGCCGCGCGCCTGCTGGCGGACCACCTGCGCGCTACCACGGCGCCGATGCCATGA
- the earP gene encoding elongation factor P maturation arginine rhamnosyltransferase EarP codes for MTTSRLPPSPLTWDVFCQVIDNFGDIGVCWRLSADLAARGHAVRLWTDDASALAWMAPQGAAGVQVLPWPRQPPPSGPGDVVVEAFGCEIPPAFQAAIGAATRAAANGASRAPLWINLEYLSAEPYVERSHRLASPIFSGPAAGCTRWFYYPGFTAGTGGLLREPALAQRQAGFDRAAWRARHAIAPGDCAISLFCYEPPALPALLDQWHSGPATRLLVTPGRAAAAVRAWQAGHNDETPQRPQRPGHPLSITYLEPCPQPAFDEMLWACDLNCVRGEDSLVRALWAGQPFVWHIYPQEDNAHHAKLQAFLDWLQAPASLRAMHAAWNGLEPGATLPLVDASTLQTWRACVLAARQRLLAQEDLLTQLLGFVAEKS; via the coding sequence ATGACGACGTCCCGCCTCCCCCCGAGCCCCCTCACCTGGGATGTGTTCTGCCAGGTCATCGACAACTTCGGCGACATCGGCGTGTGCTGGCGCCTCAGCGCCGACCTGGCGGCCCGGGGCCACGCGGTGCGGCTGTGGACGGACGATGCCAGCGCGCTGGCCTGGATGGCGCCGCAGGGCGCGGCCGGCGTGCAGGTGCTGCCCTGGCCGCGGCAGCCGCCCCCCAGCGGTCCGGGCGACGTGGTCGTGGAGGCCTTCGGCTGCGAGATCCCGCCGGCCTTCCAGGCCGCCATCGGCGCCGCAACGCGTGCGGCGGCGAACGGTGCAAGCCGGGCGCCGCTGTGGATCAACCTCGAATACCTGTCCGCAGAACCTTACGTGGAGCGCAGCCACCGGCTGGCCTCGCCGATCTTCAGCGGCCCGGCGGCCGGCTGCACCCGCTGGTTCTACTACCCCGGCTTCACGGCGGGCACGGGCGGCCTGCTGCGCGAGCCGGCGCTGGCGCAGCGGCAGGCGGGCTTTGACCGCGCCGCCTGGCGGGCGCGGCATGCCATCGCGCCGGGCGACTGCGCCATCTCGCTGTTCTGCTATGAGCCCCCGGCCCTGCCCGCCCTGCTCGACCAGTGGCACAGCGGCCCGGCCACGCGTTTGCTGGTCACGCCCGGCCGCGCTGCGGCGGCAGTCCGGGCCTGGCAGGCGGGCCACAACGACGAAACGCCGCAGCGCCCGCAGCGGCCCGGCCATCCGCTATCCATAACCTACCTCGAACCCTGCCCGCAGCCCGCCTTCGACGAGATGCTGTGGGCCTGCGACCTCAACTGCGTGCGCGGGGAAGACTCGCTGGTGCGGGCCCTGTGGGCCGGCCAGCCGTTCGTGTGGCACATCTACCCCCAGGAAGACAACGCGCACCACGCCAAGCTGCAGGCGTTTCTCGACTGGCTGCAGGCCCCGGCCTCGCTGCGCGCGATGCATGCGGCATGGAATGGCCTGGAGCCCGGCGCGACGCTGCCCCTCGTGGACGCATCCACGCTGCAGACGTGGCGCGCGTGCGTGCTGGCCGCGCGCCAGCGGCTGCTGGCACAGGAGGATTTGTTGACTCAGCTGCTGGGGTTCGTGGCCGAAAAAAGCTAA
- a CDS encoding nuclear transport factor 2 family protein → MRRLTAFTLTLSLSLCGLLGSAHAQEAVTAAPDAEALFTSPDPQLHANKQVAYAIIRELLEAGQWDRADRYLSERYVQHNPNAQSGRAAVVRYFVDVLKVIPRPLPERIATPIVAVMAEGDLVTVLYPRSVNGPTGRYTTTWFDTWRIRDGKADEHWDPALKGEAPDITR, encoded by the coding sequence ATGCGACGCCTGACTGCCTTCACCCTCACCCTCTCCCTCTCCCTGTGCGGCCTACTCGGGTCGGCCCACGCCCAGGAAGCCGTGACCGCGGCGCCGGACGCCGAGGCGCTGTTCACCAGCCCCGACCCCCAGCTGCATGCCAACAAACAGGTGGCCTACGCCATCATCCGCGAACTGCTGGAGGCGGGCCAATGGGACCGCGCCGACCGCTACCTGTCCGAGCGCTATGTGCAGCACAACCCCAACGCCCAGTCCGGACGCGCGGCCGTGGTGCGCTACTTCGTCGATGTGCTCAAGGTCATCCCGCGGCCCCTTCCCGAGCGCATCGCCACGCCCATCGTCGCAGTCATGGCCGAGGGCGACCTGGTCACCGTGCTCTACCCGCGGTCGGTCAATGGCCCCACCGGCCGCTACACCACGACCTGGTTCGACACCTGGCGCATCCGCGATGGCAAGGCGGACGAACACTGGGATCCCGCGCTGAAGGGCGAGGCGCCCGACATCACCCGCTGA
- the efp gene encoding elongation factor P produces the protein MKIAQEIRAGNVIMHGKDPMVVLKTEYARGGRGAATVRMKLKSLIGNFGTENVFKADDKIDNVILDKKECTYSYFADPMYVCMDTEYNQYEVEAENMGDALNYLEDGMAVEVVFYDGKAISVELPTAVEREITWTEPAVKGDTSGKVLKPAKIATGFEVAVPLFVAQGDKIEIDTRTGEYRKRV, from the coding sequence ATGAAAATCGCTCAAGAAATCCGCGCCGGCAACGTCATCATGCACGGCAAGGACCCGATGGTCGTCCTGAAGACCGAGTACGCCCGCGGCGGCCGCGGTGCAGCCACCGTGCGCATGAAGCTCAAGAGCCTGATCGGCAACTTCGGCACCGAAAACGTGTTCAAGGCCGACGACAAGATCGACAACGTGATCCTGGACAAGAAGGAGTGCACCTACTCCTACTTCGCCGATCCGATGTACGTCTGCATGGACACCGAATACAACCAGTACGAAGTCGAAGCCGAGAACATGGGCGACGCGCTGAACTACCTGGAAGACGGCATGGCCGTCGAAGTGGTGTTCTACGACGGCAAGGCCATCTCGGTCGAACTGCCCACCGCCGTCGAGCGTGAAATCACCTGGACGGAACCCGCCGTCAAGGGCGACACGTCCGGCAAGGTGCTCAAGCCCGCCAAGATCGCCACCGGCTTCGAAGTGGCCGTTCCGCTGTTCGTGGCCCAGGGCGACAAGATCGAAATCGACACGCGCACGGGCGAGTACCGCAAGCGCGTCTAA
- a CDS encoding hydroxymethylglutaryl-CoA lyase: MSQVASVWKGGGRRIHMQEVGTRDGLQMESAFVPTDDKIALVNALSATGLAKIEVTSFTSPTAIPALKDAEIVMREIERRPGVVYTALVPNLRGAERAIEARTDELNLVMSVSETHNLANLRMTREQSFAALAQVIALAQSAQVAVNVSLSCVFGCPMEGDVAEAEVFDYVQRFAQLGVGGVTLCDTTGMAHPAQVAGIVSAVRLRWSALQTTLHFHNTRGMGLANVLASIDAGADRFDASLGGLGGCPYAPGASGNVCSEEIVHALQCMGYDTGVDLSALVAAAGRLPALIGHDIPSQIAKAGPRWALHPVPADFEAIRARAMAR; this comes from the coding sequence ATGAGCCAGGTCGCATCGGTTTGGAAGGGGGGAGGACGCCGCATCCACATGCAGGAGGTGGGCACGCGCGACGGGCTGCAGATGGAGTCGGCATTCGTGCCGACGGACGACAAGATCGCGCTGGTGAACGCGCTGTCCGCCACCGGGCTGGCGAAGATCGAGGTCACGTCTTTCACCTCGCCCACGGCGATCCCCGCGTTGAAGGATGCCGAGATCGTGATGCGCGAGATCGAGCGGCGGCCGGGCGTGGTCTACACGGCGCTGGTACCCAACCTGCGCGGCGCCGAGCGTGCCATTGAGGCCCGAACGGACGAACTGAACCTGGTGATGTCCGTCAGCGAGACCCACAACCTCGCCAACCTGCGCATGACACGCGAACAATCCTTCGCGGCACTAGCGCAGGTCATCGCGCTGGCGCAGTCCGCGCAGGTGGCCGTGAACGTATCGCTGTCGTGCGTGTTCGGCTGCCCGATGGAGGGCGACGTGGCCGAGGCGGAGGTCTTCGATTACGTGCAGCGATTTGCGCAACTGGGCGTGGGCGGCGTCACGCTGTGCGATACGACGGGCATGGCGCATCCGGCGCAGGTGGCCGGCATCGTGTCGGCGGTGCGCCTGCGCTGGTCGGCATTGCAGACCACATTGCATTTCCACAATACCCGCGGCATGGGACTGGCGAACGTGCTGGCCTCCATCGACGCGGGGGCGGACCGGTTCGACGCTTCGCTGGGCGGCCTGGGCGGCTGCCCGTATGCACCGGGCGCTTCGGGCAACGTCTGCAGCGAAGAGATCGTGCACGCGCTGCAGTGCATGGGCTACGACACCGGCGTCGATCTGTCCGCGCTGGTGGCGGCAGCCGGGCGGCTGCCCGCGCTCATCGGCCACGACATACCCAGCCAGATCGCCAAGGCGGGGCCGCGCTGGGCGCTGCACCCGGTGCCTGCGGACTTCGAGGCCATCCGTGCGCGGGCGATGGCACGCTAA
- a CDS encoding helix-turn-helix domain-containing protein, with protein MHSNPSVAPAGEGTLEDKLSRGNVFAVGCPARAILTNVTSRWGVLVLIALRGGTLRYSQIRRKIGGVSEKMLAQTLQSLEADGFVRRVSMPVVPPHVEYSLTPMGEEISQLVQGLTDWIETNLSGVFAARSAAAA; from the coding sequence ATGCATTCAAATCCCTCTGTCGCCCCGGCCGGCGAAGGCACCCTGGAGGACAAGCTGTCACGCGGCAATGTCTTCGCGGTGGGTTGTCCTGCCCGCGCCATCCTGACCAATGTCACCAGCCGCTGGGGCGTGCTGGTGCTGATCGCGCTGCGCGGCGGAACGCTGCGCTACAGCCAGATTCGCCGCAAGATCGGCGGGGTGAGCGAGAAGATGCTGGCCCAGACGCTGCAGTCGCTGGAGGCCGATGGTTTCGTGCGCCGTGTGTCCATGCCGGTGGTGCCGCCCCATGTCGAGTACTCGCTCACGCCCATGGGCGAAGAAATCAGCCAGTTGGTGCAGGGCCTGACCGACTGGATCGAGACCAATCTTTCGGGCGTGTTCGCTGCGCGCAGCGCCGCCGCAGCCTGA
- the rimO gene encoding 30S ribosomal protein S12 methylthiotransferase RimO: protein MNAITEDAALAAPKKRAPSIGMVSLGCPKALTDSELILTQLSAEGYETSKTFQGADLVIVNTCGFIDDAVRESLDTIGEALAENGKVIVTGCLGARASESGGNMVREMHPSVLAVTGPHATQEVMDAIHLNLPKPHDPFIDLVPGSFGVAGVKLTPKHYAYLKISEGCNHRCTFCIIPSMRGDLVSRPIGDVLSEAKALFEGGVKELLVISQDTSAYGVDVKYRTGFWDGKPVKTRLLELVQTLGEIAEPYGAWVRLHYVYPYPSVDEIIPFMATGKVLPYLDVPFQHSHPDVLKRMKRPASGERNLERIQRWREICPELVIRSTFIAGFPGETEEEFQHLLDFVREAQIDRAGCFAYSDVNGAAANELPGMLPMEVREERRARFMAVAEEVSIARLHSWVGATMQVLVDHAPALGRKGGTGRSYGDAPEIDGVVHLLPPEKISKTLKVGEFTRARIVGVQGHDLVARPI from the coding sequence ATGAATGCGATCACCGAAGACGCCGCCCTGGCGGCACCGAAGAAGCGCGCGCCCAGCATTGGTATGGTAAGTCTTGGGTGCCCCAAGGCCCTGACCGATTCGGAGCTGATCCTCACGCAGCTCAGCGCGGAGGGCTACGAGACTTCCAAGACCTTCCAGGGCGCTGACCTGGTCATCGTGAACACCTGCGGCTTCATCGATGACGCCGTGCGCGAGAGCCTGGACACGATCGGCGAGGCCCTGGCCGAGAACGGCAAGGTCATCGTGACGGGCTGCCTGGGCGCGCGCGCGTCCGAGAGCGGTGGCAACATGGTGCGCGAGATGCACCCCAGCGTGCTGGCCGTGACGGGCCCGCACGCGACGCAGGAGGTGATGGATGCTATCCACCTGAACCTGCCCAAGCCGCACGATCCCTTCATCGACCTGGTGCCCGGCAGCTTCGGCGTGGCGGGCGTCAAGCTCACGCCCAAGCACTATGCCTATCTGAAGATCAGCGAAGGCTGCAACCACCGCTGCACGTTCTGCATCATCCCGTCGATGCGCGGCGACCTGGTGTCGCGCCCCATCGGCGACGTGCTGAGCGAGGCCAAGGCCTTGTTCGAGGGCGGCGTGAAGGAGCTGCTGGTGATCAGCCAGGACACGTCGGCCTACGGCGTGGACGTGAAGTACCGCACGGGTTTCTGGGACGGCAAGCCCGTCAAGACGCGGCTGCTGGAGCTGGTGCAGACGCTGGGCGAGATCGCCGAGCCCTACGGCGCCTGGGTGCGCCTGCATTACGTATACCCGTACCCGAGCGTGGACGAGATCATTCCGTTCATGGCGACGGGCAAGGTGCTGCCTTACCTGGACGTGCCGTTCCAGCACAGCCATCCGGACGTGCTCAAGCGCATGAAGCGCCCCGCCAGCGGCGAGCGCAACCTGGAGCGCATCCAGCGCTGGCGCGAGATCTGCCCCGAGCTGGTGATCCGCAGCACCTTCATCGCCGGCTTTCCCGGCGAGACGGAGGAAGAGTTCCAGCACCTGCTGGACTTCGTGCGCGAGGCGCAGATCGACCGCGCCGGCTGCTTTGCCTACAGCGATGTGAACGGCGCCGCCGCCAACGAGCTGCCCGGCATGCTGCCCATGGAAGTGCGCGAGGAGCGCCGCGCGCGCTTCATGGCCGTGGCCGAAGAGGTGTCGATCGCGCGGCTGCACAGCTGGGTGGGCGCGACCATGCAGGTGCTGGTGGACCATGCGCCGGCGCTGGGCCGCAAGGGCGGCACGGGCCGCAGCTACGGCGATGCGCCGGAGATCGACGGCGTGGTGCACCTGCTGCCGCCCGAGAAGATCAGCAAGACGCTGAAGGTGGGCGAGTTCACCCGCGCGCGCATCGTCGGCGTGCAGGGCCACGATCTGGTGGCGCGGCCGATCTGA
- a CDS encoding bifunctional (p)ppGpp synthetase/guanosine-3',5'-bis(diphosphate) 3'-pyrophosphohydrolase, giving the protein MRQDAVPQLITATAHALPEQVDALVRARAFAEPLLIGETLETGENTLAHADAVAAILKGIGGSEAMQAASYLVHACSHLNKPEEVISKAFGEHFAALAVETTKLMRVQQQAREARVAGLQVDDPATQTENIRKMLLAFSRDLRVVMLRLASRLQTLRFYAASKRPVSPGIAREALQVFAPLANRLGIWQMKWELEDLSFRFLEPDTYKEIARLLDEKRAERELYMEQLRGRLESELRSRSISASVQGRPKHIYSIVKKMRGKSLNFDQVFDIRALRVVVPSVKDCYAALSWVHQHFHPVEAEFDDYIAKPKPNGYQSLHTVVRDDHGKAIEIQIRTQAMHDHAEHGVAAHWAYKEAGTKGYAGVTASSEYDAKIAVMRQLLAWERDLVGSARHSGLFEDRIYVLTPDAAVVELPQGATPVDFAYAVHTSVGHRCRGARIDGAMVPLNTPLQNGQTVEITTVKEGRPSRDWLNPELGYLTSHRARAKVRAWFNAQATHETVARGREAVEKLLQREGKTALKLDDLAVQLGFKSADALFEVVGKDEFSVRTIEALLRPPEPVIAPDDQLLLKKSRHGDSAPKGGVLVVGIDSLMTQLAKCCKPAPPDEIRGFVTRGKGVSVHRSDCSNFREMQARNAERVIEVEWGLPKAAVGAALYPVDVAVEASDRQGLLRDISEVFAREKTNVIGVQTQSVKGTAWMTFTVEVSDAGRLNKVLGIVASVQGVRSARRR; this is encoded by the coding sequence ATGCGCCAGGACGCCGTGCCGCAGCTCATCACGGCCACGGCCCACGCGCTGCCCGAGCAGGTGGATGCGCTGGTGCGCGCCCGTGCGTTCGCAGAGCCGCTGCTGATCGGCGAGACGCTGGAAACCGGCGAGAACACGCTGGCCCATGCCGACGCGGTGGCGGCCATCCTCAAAGGCATCGGTGGCTCCGAGGCCATGCAGGCGGCCAGCTACCTGGTGCATGCCTGCTCGCACCTGAACAAGCCCGAGGAGGTCATCAGCAAGGCCTTCGGCGAGCACTTCGCGGCCCTGGCGGTGGAAACCACCAAGCTCATGCGCGTGCAGCAGCAGGCGCGGGAGGCGCGCGTGGCGGGGCTGCAGGTGGACGATCCTGCCACGCAGACCGAAAACATCCGCAAGATGCTGCTGGCGTTCTCGCGCGATCTGCGCGTGGTCATGCTGCGCCTGGCCTCTCGCCTGCAGACGCTGCGCTTCTACGCGGCCAGCAAGCGGCCGGTGTCGCCCGGCATTGCGCGCGAGGCGCTGCAGGTCTTCGCCCCGCTGGCCAACCGGCTGGGTATCTGGCAGATGAAGTGGGAGCTGGAGGACCTGTCCTTCCGCTTCCTGGAGCCCGATACGTACAAGGAGATCGCCCGCCTGCTCGACGAGAAGCGGGCCGAGCGCGAGCTGTACATGGAGCAGCTGCGCGGCCGGCTGGAGTCCGAACTGCGCAGCCGCAGCATCAGCGCCAGCGTGCAGGGCCGGCCCAAGCATATCTACAGCATCGTCAAGAAGATGCGCGGCAAGTCGCTCAACTTCGACCAGGTGTTCGACATCCGCGCGCTGCGCGTGGTCGTGCCCTCGGTCAAGGACTGCTATGCCGCCCTGTCGTGGGTGCACCAGCACTTCCACCCGGTCGAGGCGGAGTTCGACGACTACATCGCCAAGCCCAAGCCCAACGGCTACCAGTCGCTGCACACGGTGGTGCGCGACGACCACGGCAAGGCGATCGAGATCCAGATCCGCACACAGGCCATGCACGACCACGCCGAGCACGGCGTGGCGGCGCACTGGGCCTACAAGGAAGCCGGCACCAAGGGCTACGCCGGCGTGACCGCCAGCAGCGAGTACGACGCCAAGATCGCCGTGATGCGCCAGCTGCTCGCCTGGGAGCGCGACCTGGTCGGCTCGGCCCGGCACAGTGGCCTGTTCGAGGACCGCATCTATGTGCTGACGCCCGACGCCGCCGTGGTCGAGCTGCCGCAGGGCGCCACGCCGGTGGACTTCGCCTATGCGGTGCACACCAGCGTGGGCCACCGCTGCCGGGGCGCGCGCATCGATGGCGCGATGGTGCCGCTGAACACGCCACTGCAGAACGGGCAGACGGTGGAGATCACCACGGTGAAGGAAGGGCGGCCGTCCCGCGACTGGCTCAACCCCGAACTGGGCTATCTGACCAGCCACCGTGCACGCGCCAAGGTGCGTGCCTGGTTCAATGCCCAGGCCACGCACGAGACCGTCGCGCGTGGCCGCGAGGCGGTCGAAAAGCTGCTGCAGCGCGAAGGCAAGACGGCGCTGAAGCTTGACGACCTGGCTGTGCAGCTGGGATTCAAATCGGCCGACGCGCTGTTCGAAGTGGTGGGCAAGGACGAGTTCTCCGTGCGTACCATCGAGGCGCTGCTGCGCCCGCCCGAGCCGGTGATCGCACCGGACGACCAGTTGCTGCTCAAGAAATCGCGGCACGGCGACAGCGCGCCCAAGGGCGGCGTGCTGGTCGTAGGCATCGACTCGCTCATGACGCAGCTGGCCAAGTGCTGCAAGCCGGCGCCGCCGGACGAGATCCGCGGCTTCGTCACCCGTGGCAAGGGCGTGAGCGTGCACCGTTCCGATTGCAGCAACTTCCGGGAAATGCAGGCACGCAATGCGGAGCGGGTGATCGAGGTCGAATGGGGCTTGCCCAAGGCGGCGGTCGGCGCCGCGCTGTACCCGGTGGACGTGGCGGTGGAGGCCTCAGACCGGCAGGGCCTGCTACGCGATATCTCCGAGGTGTTCGCGCGCGAGAAGACCAACGTGATCGGCGTGCAGACGCAGTCCGTCAAGGGCACGGCATGGATGACGTTCACCGTGGAAGTGTCCGACGCGGGCCGGCTGAACAAGGTGCTGGGCATCGTCGCGTCGGTGCAGGGCGTGCGCTCCGCACGGCGTCGCTGA